One Papaver somniferum cultivar HN1 chromosome 10, ASM357369v1, whole genome shotgun sequence genomic window carries:
- the LOC113315637 gene encoding putative F-box protein At1g58310 — translation MDYGKLVKRQNNNIGEAEDRFSELPDSILHYILSFIDTKCAARTCVLSQRWNHIWHSIPTLVFHYWKSPSLSEINKFMDFLDRTLLLRDASSNIQKFSLATHKNMNASRSLFKCESLTKLKLSASRAIHIPKSVSFAKLKSLSLERIQFRDDCWKEQYFSDCPFLEKLNLEDCTWSSVRKFCIFTSALKVLNIWNQSLEKDYGLQNCHLKIHAPSMISLTYSGCVAKDYDLSSFPILNTAHVVFDARREHMNAACTLGDENEYDEETEGLCQHLESVNFRAFTGERSGMRWEELILKNSMSLNRMTISYCSFVKSE, via the exons ATGGATTATGGAAAGTTAGTCAAGAGACAGAATAATAACATCGGCGAGGCAGAAGATAGATTTAGTGAATTGCCTGACTCGATTCTTCATTATATCCTTTCTTTCATTGATACCAAGTGTGCTGCTAGAACTTGTGTGCTATCTCAAAGATGGAATCACATATGGCACTCTATTCCAACTCTAGTATTCCATTACTGGAAATCCCCTTCATTGTCTGAGATAAATAAATTCATGGATTTTTTGGATAGGACATTACTGCTTCGTGATGCATCATCAAATATTCAGAAGTTCTCTCTTGCTACGCATAAAAACATGAACGCATCTCGG TCTCTTTTTAAGTGTGAATCACTGACTAAATTGAAGCTAAGTGCATCCCGTGCTATTCATATTCCTAAAAGTGTCTCTTTTGCGAAACTCAAGAGCCTTTCACTTGAAAGAATTCAATTTAGAGATGATTGCTGGAAAGAGCAATACTTTTCTGATTGCCCTTTCCTTGAGAAATTAAATTTGGAAGACTGCACTTGGTCTAGTGTGAGGAAATTTTGTATCTTCACTTCAGCTCTAAAAGTTTTGAACATTTGGAATCAATCGTTAGAGAAAGATTACGGGCTACAAAATTGTCATCTAAAAATTCATGCACCAAGTATGATATCTCTTACTTACTCTGGTTGTGTGGCCAAGGATTATGACCTATCTAGCTTTCCAATACTAAACACTGCACACGTCGTCTTTGATGCAAGAAGGGAGCACATGAATGCAGCT TGCACTCTTGGTGATGAAAatgaatatgatgaagaaactgaagGCTTGTGTCAACACCTCGAGTCAGTTAACTTCCGTGCATTTACTGGGGAGAGGAGTGGGATGAGATGGGAAGAATTAATTTTGAAGAATTCAATGTCTTTGAATAGAATGACTATTTCATATTGTTCCTTTGTGAAAAGCGAATAA